A section of the Primulina eburnea isolate SZY01 chromosome 1, ASM2296580v1, whole genome shotgun sequence genome encodes:
- the LOC140823073 gene encoding acyl carrier protein 2, mitochondrial, translating to MAAVRSALLKYLRVNVSPLPRLQNPRAAAGGLTHLIRRHISEEARGSFLDKSEVTDRVLTVVKNFQKLDPSKVTPNAHFQNDLGLDSLDTVEIVMALEEEFGFEIPDNEADKINCINLAVDFIASHPQAK from the exons ATGGCGGCGGTGAGGAGCGCACTGCTCAAGTACCTGAGAGTGAACGTGAGTCCCCTGCCGCGGCTTCAAAACCCTAGAGCCGCCGCGGGTGGGCTAACGCACCTCATCCGACGCCATATCTCGGAGGAGGCAAGGGGCTCCTTCCTCGACAAGTCTGAGGTTACCGATCGTGTCTTGACTGTTGTAAAAAATTTCCAAAAACTCGATCCGTCCAAG GTTACACCGAATGCTCATTTCCAGAATGATCTTGGTCTAGATAGTTTAGACACTGTGGAAATTGTGATGGCTCTTGAGGAAGAGTTTGGGTTTGAGATTCCCGACAACGAAGCAGACAAAATAAACTGCATCAATCTTGCTGTTGACTTTATTGCATCTCACCCGCAGGCTAAATAA
- the LOC140823095 gene encoding uncharacterized protein: MLIRKRRKNMLILICSSILAVFSLAFFFKFLKADGDFTLMSRKQVKREEIEDKVVWITGASRGIGEVLARQVASFGAKLIISARNEVELERVKKNLTGKHAPDEVMILPLDLSQGEEHLREAVQKAESCFGDAGVDYMFHNAAYERPKTTALDVTEESLKATFDVNVLGPISLTRFLAPHMLKRGSGHFVVMSSAAGKAPAPGQAVYSASKFAVNGYFHTLRSELYTRGIKVTVVYPGPVMTSTSENSSSEKRVSSERCAELTIIAATHGLKEAWISHQPVLAVMYLMQYIPTVGYWLMDKIGAKRVETAAQKGNTYSINLLFGKNKAQ, encoded by the exons ATGCTGATCAGAAAAAGGCGAAAAAACATGCTGATCCTGATATGTTCTTCGATACTCGCCGTGTTTTCCCTTGCATTCTTCTTCAAATTCCTGAAGGCGGATG GGGATTTTACTTTGATGTCAAGGAAGCAGGTGAAGCGCGAAGAGATTGAGGATAAG GTTGTGTGGATTACAGGAGCCAGCCGCGGCATTG GGGAAGTGCTTGCTAGACAAGTTGCTAGTTTTGGAGCAAAGCTTATCATATCTGCTCGAAATGAAGTGGAATTGGAGCGAGTGAAGAAAAATTTGACTG GAAAACATGCACCAGATGAGGTAATGATATTACCTTTGGATTTGTCTCAAGGCGAAGAACATCTGAGAGAGGCTGTACAGAAAGCAGAATCTTGTTTTGGTGATGCTGGTGTGGATTACATGTTCCACAATGCAGCATATGAACGCCCT AAAACAACGGCATTGGATGTGACAGAAGAAAGTCTCAAG GCTacatttgatgtcaatgtactGGGGCCAATTTCTCTAACGCGATTCTTGGCACCTCACATGTTGAAGCGGGGCAGTGGACATTTTGTTGTG ATGAGCAGTGCTGCAGGAAAGGCGCCCGCTCCTGGACAGGCTGTCTACTCTGCTTCCAAATTTGCTGTGAATGGGTATTTTCATACACTGCGATCTGAG cTTTATACGAGAGGAATCAAGGTGACTGTCGTTTATCCTGGGCCTGTAATGACAAGTACCTCAGAAAATAGTTCTTCTGAG AAACGAGTGTCTTCAGAGAGGTGTGCAGAGCTCACAATAATTGCTGCAACTCATGGTCTGAAGGAAGCTTGGATTTCACATCAG CCTGTGCTTGCTGTCATGTACCTGATGCAGTATATTCCAACAGTTGGATACTGGCTCATGGATAAG ATTGGTGCAAAGCGCGTAGAAACTGCAGCACAGAAAGGGAACACATACTCGATAAATTTGCTTTTCGGGAAGAACAAGGCACAGTGA
- the LOC140823128 gene encoding large ribosomal subunit protein eL38z/eL38y-like, whose protein sequence is MPKQIHEIKDFLLTARRKDARSVKIKRTKDAVKFKVRCSKYLYTLCVFDTEKANKLKQSLPPGLTVQDL, encoded by the exons ATG CCTAAGCAAATCCATGAGATCAAAGATTTCCTTCTTACTGCGAGAAGGAAGGACGCACGATCGGTGAAAATTAAGAGGACTAAGGATGCAGTGAAGTTTAAGGTTCGTTGCTCTAAGTACCTTTACACACTTTGTGTTTTCGACACTGAGAAGGCCAACAAGTTGAAGCAATCACTCCCACCGG GTTTGACTGTACAAGACCTGTAG